In a genomic window of Streptomyces koelreuteriae:
- a CDS encoding glycosyl hydrolase: MISPALRRLFDDPPRDFGPTPLWWWSGTKVTRERLAWQLRAFAQGGVHNLVVINLAPAGPTFAARADDPAWFGEEWWARFTDACEIAAELGTRLWFYDQIGFSGANVQGGVTQRHPEAAGLSLRCHDLTVTQGTVAVGDAETPLAAYTRQGRRLDLATDGPGGTTGIAAADGTEVRLVTTVPTAFDYLDPHAVGLLMDTVHHEYDRRVPDYLGTVIAGSFQDELPGTNAWSHRFADEFRTRRGYDLLDHLPALFGTNATVPDGEIRADYYAVRAELTEEALFRPLSDWHRERGLLLGSDQSHPARAGYPAQSTQIYTDYFRTHRWYSAAGSDHHGDAKVHSSMAHLYGHERVWIEAFHSSGWGGTLEDTYHWLLPFLRSGANLYNPHASYFGTAGGWFEWAPPSTDWRQPYWKQYPAFSRAVARICSIMSWGGYAADVAVLHPTATMQALIPLDAQVQHFGDGRLGDGHADADETQRHYLDLCGTNNWLAPHIGSLDRHGISFDVVDDDSVQRAKATDGALRIRDLAYRAVLLPSASVLEEETARRLAELLDAGGRVVVVGRPPGTAAGRSGDDAVVAALLAHPRLERVPDPKAGAAAVADAAGYATGEVPLLVRRQGNEAVALVTAAFPEIGAHPLRPDAAPAGLAVGMSSVTVRAEVAEAEVWNPATGSRCPARVTVSHSADGAVSTIEVPLDGAPAALVVWREGRLTPKAPEHAAPDRVLDLSAGWHGRLVPTLDNTWGDLALPPGTSVDEPQIWTMEWTEGTVWERTRATYGNRVRVLPPVPLGEVPEPLDADRAERVLAGELPLVPPDAGWDVAVYSSSRGIPDPGGLLGIKGLVNEEFVRVPVPVGATAARVRAIVETDHRGPAELHVGAEAGKRVWWNGERLDPDAEGYVASTRITVARARNVLEYELSGAESRPTAISAEDCTPLGSFFCLSAPGGLGPRPRFMRPPDGVRPDGGVTYRARLRGPGEGARAVLVVGAASAVTVLLDGAVVARQEQVEYYAADWGAVPQFFRHEPALGAGEHTLEVVSDSADARDAVFVDLVVRSGDGVTALVSGAGWEADTGGWRGRTVEDDRRRGELRHCHAAVRPHPLPDTGWLTGRPVLAGTVWPSRSTDDVHATPQRFRFTVPAGTVSLDLPLALPASVRIGDGPESPLDEPRLTLRQPLSAPTPVEVVTEPTAVLRGGSAWRGPVRVRTVPAPLPLGDWRELGLGSWSGGVTYARALQVPPGPEPVLDLGRVRGSVEVSVDGEAAGEAFCAPYRFPLRGAAGRTVRVEVTVRGTLAPYLAEATPTAWAFDSQLSSGLLGPVTLRVPSGD, from the coding sequence GTGATCTCCCCCGCGCTCCGGCGCCTGTTCGACGACCCGCCCCGCGACTTCGGCCCCACTCCCCTGTGGTGGTGGTCCGGCACGAAGGTCACCCGGGAGCGCCTGGCATGGCAGCTACGGGCGTTCGCGCAGGGCGGTGTCCACAACCTCGTCGTGATCAACCTGGCCCCGGCCGGTCCGACGTTCGCTGCCCGGGCCGACGATCCGGCGTGGTTCGGCGAGGAGTGGTGGGCGCGCTTCACCGACGCCTGCGAGATCGCCGCCGAACTGGGCACGCGCCTGTGGTTCTACGACCAGATCGGGTTCTCCGGCGCCAATGTGCAGGGCGGTGTGACACAGCGTCACCCCGAGGCGGCCGGCCTCTCCCTGCGCTGCCACGACCTCACGGTCACCCAGGGCACGGTCGCCGTCGGCGATGCCGAGACCCCGCTGGCCGCCTACACACGGCAGGGCCGCCGCCTCGATCTGGCCACGGACGGCCCGGGCGGCACTACAGGTATCGCCGCCGCCGACGGAACCGAGGTACGGCTCGTCACCACCGTCCCCACGGCGTTCGACTACCTCGACCCGCACGCCGTGGGCCTGTTGATGGACACCGTCCACCACGAGTACGACCGTCGTGTGCCCGACTACCTGGGCACCGTCATCGCGGGCAGCTTCCAGGACGAACTGCCGGGCACGAACGCGTGGAGCCACCGCTTCGCCGACGAGTTCCGCACCCGGCGCGGCTACGACCTGCTCGACCACCTGCCGGCGCTGTTCGGGACGAACGCCACCGTGCCGGACGGAGAGATCCGCGCCGACTACTACGCGGTCCGCGCGGAACTCACCGAAGAGGCCCTGTTCCGGCCGCTCTCCGACTGGCACCGCGAGCGCGGCCTGCTGCTCGGCAGCGACCAGAGCCACCCCGCCCGCGCGGGCTACCCGGCGCAGTCGACGCAGATCTACACCGACTACTTCCGGACCCACCGCTGGTACAGCGCCGCCGGCAGCGACCATCACGGTGACGCCAAGGTGCACTCCTCCATGGCCCACCTCTACGGCCATGAGCGGGTGTGGATCGAGGCCTTCCACTCCTCCGGCTGGGGCGGCACGCTGGAGGACACCTACCACTGGCTGCTGCCGTTCCTGCGCAGCGGCGCCAACCTGTACAACCCGCACGCCAGTTACTTCGGCACGGCGGGCGGCTGGTTCGAGTGGGCGCCGCCGTCCACCGACTGGCGCCAGCCCTACTGGAAGCAGTACCCGGCGTTCTCCCGGGCCGTGGCCCGGATCTGCTCGATCATGTCCTGGGGCGGCTACGCGGCCGACGTGGCGGTCCTGCACCCGACCGCGACCATGCAGGCGCTGATCCCGCTGGACGCGCAGGTCCAGCACTTCGGTGACGGCCGGCTGGGCGACGGTCATGCCGACGCCGACGAGACTCAGCGCCACTACCTGGACCTGTGCGGCACCAACAACTGGCTCGCCCCGCACATCGGCAGCCTGGACCGGCACGGGATCTCCTTCGACGTCGTGGACGACGACTCGGTGCAGCGCGCCAAGGCCACCGACGGCGCCCTGCGCATCAGGGACCTGGCGTACCGCGCGGTGCTGCTGCCCTCGGCGAGCGTGCTGGAGGAGGAGACGGCGCGGCGGCTGGCCGAACTGCTCGACGCGGGAGGGCGGGTCGTGGTCGTGGGACGGCCGCCCGGGACCGCAGCGGGCCGGTCCGGAGACGACGCGGTGGTGGCGGCCCTGCTGGCCCATCCACGGCTGGAACGGGTGCCCGACCCGAAGGCCGGTGCGGCGGCGGTGGCCGATGCGGCCGGGTACGCCACCGGTGAGGTGCCGCTGCTCGTCAGGCGGCAGGGGAACGAGGCGGTGGCGCTGGTCACGGCGGCCTTTCCGGAGATCGGCGCGCATCCGCTGCGTCCCGATGCCGCACCGGCAGGCCTTGCCGTCGGCATGTCGTCGGTCACCGTGCGGGCCGAGGTCGCCGAGGCCGAGGTCTGGAACCCGGCGACCGGCTCACGCTGCCCCGCGCGGGTCACCGTCTCCCACTCCGCCGACGGCGCCGTCTCGACCATCGAGGTGCCGCTGGACGGCGCCCCCGCGGCCCTGGTCGTCTGGCGTGAAGGCCGCCTGACACCGAAGGCGCCGGAACATGCCGCGCCCGACCGGGTGCTCGACCTCTCGGCCGGCTGGCACGGCCGCCTGGTCCCCACCCTGGACAACACCTGGGGCGATCTGGCACTGCCCCCGGGTACGTCCGTGGACGAGCCGCAGATCTGGACCATGGAGTGGACCGAGGGCACGGTGTGGGAACGGACCCGGGCCACGTACGGCAACCGGGTCCGGGTCCTGCCCCCGGTGCCCCTCGGCGAGGTGCCCGAGCCGCTGGACGCCGACCGCGCCGAACGCGTCCTGGCGGGCGAGCTGCCCCTCGTACCGCCGGACGCGGGCTGGGACGTCGCCGTGTACTCGTCGAGCCGGGGCATCCCGGACCCGGGCGGGCTGCTGGGCATCAAGGGGCTGGTGAACGAGGAGTTCGTCCGTGTGCCCGTACCGGTCGGCGCGACGGCCGCCCGGGTCCGGGCGATCGTGGAGACGGACCACCGGGGGCCGGCCGAACTGCATGTCGGCGCAGAGGCCGGCAAGCGGGTGTGGTGGAACGGCGAGCGGCTGGACCCGGACGCCGAAGGGTATGTGGCGTCCACCCGGATCACGGTGGCCCGCGCCCGCAACGTGCTCGAGTACGAGCTGTCAGGCGCCGAGAGCCGTCCCACGGCGATCTCGGCCGAGGACTGCACCCCGCTGGGCAGCTTCTTCTGTCTGTCCGCGCCGGGCGGGCTCGGGCCGCGTCCGCGGTTCATGCGCCCGCCGGACGGGGTGCGACCGGACGGCGGGGTGACGTACCGCGCGCGGCTGCGGGGCCCGGGCGAGGGGGCACGGGCGGTGCTCGTGGTGGGTGCCGCCTCGGCGGTCACCGTGCTGCTCGACGGGGCGGTGGTGGCTCGGCAAGAACAGGTGGAGTACTACGCGGCGGACTGGGGCGCCGTACCGCAGTTCTTCCGCCACGAACCGGCGCTCGGGGCGGGCGAGCACACCCTGGAGGTCGTGTCCGACAGTGCCGACGCCCGGGACGCGGTCTTCGTCGACCTGGTGGTGCGGTCCGGGGACGGGGTGACAGCCCTTGTCAGCGGCGCCGGCTGGGAGGCCGACACGGGCGGGTGGCGGGGGCGGACCGTCGAGGACGACCGCAGGCGGGGCGAGCTGCGGCACTGCCACGCCGCGGTGCGGCCGCACCCGCTGCCGGACACCGGGTGGCTCACCGGCCGGCCGGTCCTCGCCGGCACCGTGTGGCCGTCGCGGTCCACGGACGACGTCCACGCGACCCCGCAGCGCTTCCGGTTCACCGTCCCGGCGGGCACGGTGTCGCTCGATCTGCCGCTGGCGCTTCCCGCGAGCGTGCGGATCGGGGACGGACCGGAATCGCCCCTGGACGAACCTCGACTGACACTCCGCCAGCCACTGTCGGCGCCCACGCCGGTCGAGGTGGTCACCGAGCCGACGGCGGTGCTGCGAGGCGGCTCCGCCTGGCGCGGGCCGGTGCGCGTGCGGACCGTACCGGCGCCGCTGCCGCTCGGCGACTGGCGTGAGCTGGGGCTGGGCAGTTGGAGCGGCGGCGTGACGTACGCGCGTGCGCTTCAGGTACCGCCGGGGCCCGAACCGGTACTGGACCTCGGGCGGGTGCGGGGCAGTGTGGAGGTGTCGGTCGACGGCGAGGCGGCCGGTGAGGCGTTCTGCGCGCCGTACCGCTTCCCGTTGCGCGGTGCCGCCGGGCGTACCGTCCGGGTGGAGGTGACGGTCCGGGGGACGCTGGCGCCGTATCTCGCGGAGGCCACACCGACGGCCTGGGCGTTCGACTCCCAGTTGTCGTCGGGGCTCCTGGGGCCGGTGACGCTGCGGGTGCCCTCCGGCGACTAG
- a CDS encoding MFS transporter, producing the protein MAGTRPIPKQLWKAAALSGMASYLDAGLIVSISVNLAIYRDSYDMGVWMAGAISAIVTGCIAVGSLVGGRLADLFGRRRVYNWDIFCFALGAIVITLAPDDITLLIGVLVAGLAAGADLPTSLAVVSDAAPSWARGRLVAFTQVMWMLGIAVAIFLGFVLSTTGMTGARLITGQLAVAALVTWAFRSRLKLSDEPSETEAEAAPRGVSLKNVWTRAALLPMAATFVFYVTWGLGANTFGQFGTYLLVTVSDASQSLATGINLAFIPIGVLLTIAFVRVADTPWRDRLFRVAAVVQILAFVIASLTAGALVGMLVFFVLYQFSHPFAGEANYKVWSQLTLPADTRGTTQGLTYAVSRGVFAVAAFFTPALADYSPTVLLWTITACMTVAAFAGVFIIRVLVPRSSGAVRDRADLRVPST; encoded by the coding sequence ATGGCCGGTACCCGCCCCATCCCGAAACAGCTCTGGAAGGCCGCCGCCCTGTCGGGCATGGCCTCCTATCTCGATGCCGGGCTGATCGTCAGCATCTCCGTCAACCTGGCCATCTACCGCGACAGTTACGACATGGGCGTGTGGATGGCCGGTGCGATCAGCGCGATCGTCACCGGCTGCATCGCCGTCGGGTCCCTGGTCGGCGGACGGCTCGCCGACCTCTTCGGGCGCCGCCGCGTCTACAACTGGGACATCTTCTGCTTCGCCCTCGGCGCGATCGTCATCACGCTGGCGCCGGACGACATCACGCTGCTGATCGGAGTTCTGGTCGCGGGGCTCGCGGCCGGCGCCGATCTGCCGACGTCCCTGGCCGTGGTCTCGGACGCCGCGCCCTCCTGGGCCCGGGGCAGGCTCGTCGCCTTCACCCAGGTCATGTGGATGCTGGGCATCGCCGTCGCCATCTTCCTCGGCTTCGTCCTGTCCACCACCGGCATGACCGGGGCCCGGCTCATCACAGGGCAACTGGCCGTCGCCGCCCTCGTCACCTGGGCCTTCCGCTCCCGTCTGAAGCTGTCCGACGAGCCGTCGGAGACCGAAGCGGAGGCCGCCCCGCGGGGTGTCTCCCTGAAGAACGTCTGGACGCGCGCCGCTCTGCTCCCGATGGCCGCGACCTTCGTCTTCTATGTCACCTGGGGCCTCGGGGCCAACACCTTCGGCCAGTTCGGCACCTATCTGCTCGTCACCGTCAGCGACGCCTCACAGAGCCTGGCCACCGGGATCAACCTGGCCTTCATCCCGATCGGAGTGCTGCTGACCATCGCCTTCGTCCGGGTCGCCGACACCCCGTGGCGCGACCGGCTGTTCCGCGTGGCCGCTGTGGTGCAGATCCTCGCCTTCGTCATCGCGTCCCTGACCGCGGGCGCGCTCGTCGGCATGCTCGTCTTCTTCGTCCTCTACCAGTTCTCCCACCCCTTCGCCGGAGAGGCGAACTACAAGGTGTGGTCGCAGCTCACGCTGCCGGCGGACACCCGGGGCACCACCCAGGGCCTGACCTACGCCGTGTCGCGGGGGGTCTTCGCGGTCGCCGCGTTCTTCACCCCCGCCCTCGCCGACTACAGCCCGACCGTCCTGCTCTGGACGATCACCGCCTGTATGACGGTGGCGGCGTTCGCGGGCGTGTTCATCATCCGCGTCCTGGTGCCGCGTTCCTCCGGTGCGGTGCGCGACAGAGCGGACCTGCGCGTCCCCAGCACCTGA
- a CDS encoding L-fucose/L-arabinose isomerase family protein encodes MATTADRTAVGTAAALHDLLPPVARRRTRIGLVAGGLGTYWPQFPGLLPQLKESAGYVAERFRGMDAEVTDAGFVSDAQEGARAAELLRRADCDLIVLFLTTYLTSSMVLPIARRSHTPVLVIDLQPTERMNHATFDTGDWLAYCAQCSVPEVGNVFRRAGIPFRSVSGWLRQESAWRRIEQWIRAAHIRAALRHARHGLMGHVYPGMLDVQTDPTLLATTFGSHVEVLEFDDLRHRVERVTDAESRERMALARQVFTLDDSVVDEDFAWGATVSVALDRLVEDFGLDTLAYYHRGLDGELHERLGAGMILGASLLTARGVPAAGEYELRTSVAQLASQRIGAGGSFTEIQALDFEDGVVEMGHDGPAHLAVSARDPLLRGLGVYHGKRGWGVSVEFDVRHGPVTLLGLGQDADGSLSFITSEGAVVPGPLLEIGNTTSRVDFGRDPGEWVDAWSATGVGHHWSLALGHHAADFRAAASLLGIEHRGV; translated from the coding sequence ATGGCAACGACCGCCGACCGTACGGCCGTAGGGACCGCCGCCGCCCTGCACGACCTGCTTCCGCCGGTCGCCCGGCGCCGCACCCGGATCGGGCTGGTCGCCGGCGGACTGGGCACCTACTGGCCGCAGTTCCCCGGGCTCCTCCCGCAGCTCAAGGAGTCGGCCGGCTATGTCGCCGAGCGCTTCCGAGGGATGGACGCGGAGGTGACCGACGCCGGATTCGTCTCCGACGCGCAGGAGGGCGCGCGGGCCGCCGAGCTGTTGCGCCGGGCCGACTGCGATCTGATCGTGCTGTTCCTGACGACGTATCTGACCTCCTCGATGGTGCTGCCGATCGCCCGGCGTTCGCACACCCCCGTCCTGGTTATCGACCTTCAGCCGACCGAGCGGATGAACCACGCCACCTTCGACACCGGTGACTGGCTGGCCTACTGCGCCCAGTGCTCCGTCCCCGAGGTCGGCAACGTCTTCCGGCGCGCCGGCATCCCCTTCCGGTCGGTCTCGGGATGGCTGCGCCAGGAATCCGCGTGGCGGCGCATCGAGCAGTGGATCCGGGCCGCGCACATCCGCGCCGCGCTCCGGCACGCCCGGCACGGCCTCATGGGGCACGTCTACCCCGGCATGCTCGACGTCCAGACCGATCCGACGCTGCTGGCGACCACGTTCGGCTCGCATGTGGAGGTGCTGGAGTTCGACGACCTGCGGCACCGGGTGGAGCGCGTGACCGACGCGGAGTCCCGGGAGCGCATGGCGCTCGCCCGGCAGGTCTTCACCCTCGATGACAGCGTGGTGGACGAGGACTTCGCCTGGGGCGCGACCGTGTCGGTCGCACTGGACCGCCTCGTCGAGGACTTCGGGCTCGACACCCTCGCCTACTACCACCGCGGCCTCGACGGCGAACTGCACGAGCGGCTCGGCGCCGGCATGATCCTGGGCGCCTCCCTGCTCACCGCCCGGGGCGTCCCCGCGGCCGGCGAGTACGAGCTGCGCACCAGCGTCGCCCAGCTCGCCTCCCAGCGCATCGGCGCCGGTGGCTCCTTCACCGAGATCCAGGCCCTCGACTTCGAGGACGGTGTCGTGGAGATGGGCCACGACGGGCCCGCCCACCTCGCCGTCAGCGCCCGCGACCCGCTGCTGCGCGGACTCGGCGTCTACCACGGCAAACGCGGCTGGGGCGTGAGCGTCGAGTTCGACGTCCGGCACGGTCCCGTCACCCTGCTCGGCCTCGGCCAGGACGCCGATGGCAGCCTGTCCTTCATCACCTCCGAGGGCGCCGTCGTCCCCGGACCGCTGCTGGAGATCGGCAACACCACCAGCCGCGTCGACTTCGGCCGTGACCCGGGCGAATGGGTGGACGCGTGGAGCGCCACGGGCGTCGGCCACCACTGGTCCCTCGCCCTCGGCCACCACGCGGCCGACTTCCGGGCGGCGGCGAGCCTGCTGGGCATCGAGCACCGGGGCGTATGA
- a CDS encoding cation:proton antiporter, translating to MGHADSLLAMGGAFLAAAFLARLGGRIGLPTIPLFMLAGILLGPHTPGLVIVEDAHDFEMLSALGLVLLLFYLGLEFHLDDLKSGGRRLLTAGGIYLLLNVGAGLAFGFALGWGVREALVLAGVLGISSSAIVTKILIDLGRIGRPETRLILGVIVVEDIFLALYLAALQPVISGAQGVGDMVLQGGKAFGFLLVLAAAARYGTKLAGRLIATRDSELLVITFLGAAVLVAGVAEVLGVADAIGAFMVGLILAGTSSGPRIRELVHPLRDAFAAIFFFAFGLSIDPGDILSVVGPVAAAAALTVVMNIVAGLLVARVYGYGAEPAAEIATTLVARGEFALILAAMAASAGLDNRLAPFIAGYVLVLAVLGPIAAGRSSVLARALRSAQDLMPGRGGPSYDDAGSGAADGTRTRPEADSALSEPRPAETAER from the coding sequence GTGGGACACGCTGACAGCCTCCTCGCCATGGGCGGTGCCTTCCTGGCCGCCGCGTTCCTCGCCCGCCTCGGCGGCAGGATCGGACTCCCGACGATCCCGCTGTTCATGCTCGCGGGCATCCTGCTCGGCCCGCACACCCCGGGCCTGGTCATCGTCGAGGACGCACACGACTTCGAGATGCTCTCCGCGCTCGGACTGGTGCTGCTGCTGTTCTACCTGGGCCTTGAGTTCCACCTCGACGACCTCAAGAGCGGCGGCCGGCGTCTGCTGACCGCGGGCGGGATCTATCTGCTGCTCAACGTCGGCGCGGGTCTGGCCTTCGGGTTCGCCCTGGGCTGGGGCGTCCGGGAGGCGCTGGTGCTCGCCGGTGTCCTCGGCATCTCCTCGTCCGCCATCGTCACCAAGATCCTCATCGACCTGGGCCGCATCGGCCGCCCGGAGACCCGTCTCATCCTGGGCGTCATCGTCGTCGAGGACATCTTCCTCGCGCTGTACCTCGCCGCGCTCCAGCCGGTCATCAGCGGCGCCCAGGGCGTCGGAGACATGGTCCTCCAGGGCGGCAAGGCCTTCGGCTTCCTGCTGGTCCTGGCCGCCGCGGCCCGCTACGGCACGAAGCTCGCCGGGCGCCTGATCGCGACCCGTGACAGCGAACTGCTCGTCATCACCTTCCTCGGCGCGGCCGTTCTCGTGGCGGGGGTCGCCGAGGTCCTCGGAGTCGCCGACGCCATCGGCGCGTTCATGGTCGGCCTGATCCTGGCCGGCACCTCCTCCGGCCCGCGCATCCGGGAACTGGTGCATCCGCTGCGCGACGCCTTCGCGGCGATCTTCTTCTTCGCCTTCGGCCTCTCCATCGACCCCGGCGACATCCTGTCCGTCGTCGGCCCGGTCGCCGCGGCGGCCGCGCTGACCGTCGTCATGAACATCGTCGCCGGGCTCCTCGTCGCCCGCGTGTACGGCTACGGCGCCGAGCCCGCCGCCGAGATCGCCACCACCCTCGTCGCCCGCGGGGAGTTCGCGCTGATCCTGGCCGCCATGGCCGCCAGCGCCGGACTCGACAACCGCCTCGCCCCGTTCATCGCCGGATACGTCCTCGTCCTCGCGGTCCTCGGCCCCATCGCCGCCGGCCGCTCCTCCGTGCTGGCCCGTGCGCTCCGGTCCGCCCAGGACCTGATGCCGGGCCGCGGGGGACCGTCGTACGACGACGCCGGCTCAGGCGCGGCGGACGGCACCAGGACCCGACCCGAGGCCGACAGCGCGCTGTCCGAGCCTCGGCCTGCCGAGACGGCCGAGCGCTAG
- a CDS encoding response regulator, translating into MTDSPTRILLADDHALVRRGVRLILDAEPDLTVVAEADDGAEAVARAREHQPDLAVLDIAMPRLTGLQAARELSRSCPETRILILTMYDNEQFFFEALGAGASGYVLKSVADRDLVEACRATMRGEPFLYPGAVDALVRDYLDRVREGGAPPSRAITDREEEILKLVAEGHTSQQIAELLVISPKTVERHRANLLQKLGLKDRLELTRYAIRVGLIEP; encoded by the coding sequence ATGACCGACTCCCCCACGCGCATCCTGCTCGCCGACGACCACGCCCTGGTGCGGCGGGGTGTCCGGCTGATCCTGGACGCCGAGCCCGATCTCACCGTGGTCGCCGAGGCGGACGACGGTGCCGAGGCCGTCGCCCGGGCCCGCGAGCACCAGCCCGATCTCGCCGTACTCGACATCGCCATGCCCCGCCTGACGGGGCTGCAGGCCGCCCGGGAGCTGTCCCGGAGCTGCCCTGAGACGCGGATCCTCATCCTGACCATGTACGACAACGAGCAATTCTTCTTCGAGGCGCTCGGTGCCGGTGCCTCGGGCTATGTGCTCAAGTCCGTGGCGGACCGCGATCTGGTCGAGGCGTGCCGGGCCACCATGCGGGGCGAGCCCTTCCTGTATCCGGGGGCCGTCGACGCGCTCGTCCGCGACTACCTCGACCGCGTCCGGGAGGGCGGCGCACCGCCCTCCCGGGCCATCACGGACCGTGAGGAGGAGATCCTCAAGCTCGTCGCCGAGGGCCACACCTCGCAGCAGATCGCCGAGCTGCTGGTCATCAGCCCGAAGACGGTGGAGCGCCACCGCGCCAACCTGCTCCAGAAGCTCGGCCTGAAGGACCGTCTGGAGCTGACGCGCTATGCCATCCGTGTGGGGCTGATCGAGCCGTAG
- a CDS encoding HAMP domain-containing sensor histidine kinase — MPLFWRIFLLNALVLITATALLLGPVTVSTPVLLTEAAVLTVGLAAMLVANALLLRVGLAPLQRLTRAMTTTDLLRPGRRPAVGGQAEVAELITTFNTMLDRLEDERATSSARVLSAQEAERRRIAQELHDEVGQTLTAVLLELKRVAGHAPPDLLEELRQVQETTRAGLDEIRRIARRLRPGVLDELGLASALKSLATDFGGPCLSVRHRLDADLPPLGPEAELVLYRVAQEGLTNVARHAEARRAEIALRRTATGVLLCVRDDGRGTGDAPEGAGIRGMRERALLVGADLSLGPGPDKGTEVRLTVPVPVRDPDRNGRS, encoded by the coding sequence GTGCCCTTGTTCTGGCGGATCTTCCTGCTGAACGCCCTCGTGCTGATCACGGCGACCGCGCTGCTGCTGGGGCCCGTGACCGTCTCCACGCCGGTGCTGCTCACCGAGGCCGCGGTGCTGACGGTGGGACTGGCCGCGATGCTCGTCGCCAACGCCCTGCTGCTGCGGGTCGGACTCGCCCCGCTCCAGCGCCTGACGCGTGCCATGACGACGACCGACCTGCTGCGGCCGGGACGGCGTCCGGCGGTCGGCGGCCAGGCGGAGGTCGCCGAGCTGATCACGACCTTCAACACCATGCTCGACCGGCTGGAGGACGAGCGGGCCACGAGCAGCGCCCGGGTCCTGTCCGCCCAGGAGGCCGAGCGGCGCCGTATCGCACAGGAGCTGCACGACGAGGTCGGTCAGACCCTCACGGCCGTGCTGCTCGAACTGAAGCGGGTGGCCGGTCATGCCCCGCCCGATCTGCTGGAGGAGCTGCGCCAGGTGCAGGAGACCACCCGGGCCGGTCTGGACGAGATCCGTCGTATCGCCCGCCGGCTGCGCCCCGGTGTGCTGGACGAACTCGGTCTGGCGAGTGCGCTGAAGTCCCTCGCCACCGACTTCGGCGGGCCCTGTCTGTCCGTACGGCACCGTCTGGACGCGGATCTGCCGCCGCTGGGCCCGGAGGCGGAACTCGTCCTCTACCGGGTGGCGCAGGAGGGGCTCACCAATGTGGCCCGGCACGCGGAGGCCCGGCGCGCCGAGATCGCGCTGCGGCGGACCGCCACGGGCGTGCTGCTGTGCGTCCGTGACGACGGACGGGGCACCGGCGACGCGCCGGAGGGGGCCGGGATCCGCGGCATGCGGGAACGTGCCCTGCTCGTCGGCGCCGACCTCAGCCTGGGCCCCGGCCCGGACAAGGGCACCGAGGTGCGCCTGACCGTCCCCGTGCCCGTACGCGACCCCGACCGGAACGGCCGATCATGA
- a CDS encoding DUF3040 domain-containing protein — MPQSGDERLVDLEARLEREDPRFARALRSGRPAPPREYRRTGAWWALALGVAVLGCGIALAQGLLIAAGLVVVGMSAQLVDPDPSRLGRQGPRRR; from the coding sequence GTGCCCCAGTCCGGAGACGAACGTCTCGTCGACCTCGAAGCGCGACTCGAGCGGGAAGACCCCAGATTCGCCCGGGCCCTGCGATCCGGCCGACCGGCCCCGCCCCGGGAGTACCGGCGTACCGGAGCCTGGTGGGCGCTGGCACTCGGTGTGGCCGTCCTGGGCTGTGGCATCGCCCTGGCCCAGGGGCTGCTCATCGCGGCCGGGCTGGTCGTGGTCGGCATGTCGGCCCAGCTGGTCGACCCGGACCCGAGCCGCCTGGGACGTCAGGGCCCGAGAAGGCGGTGA
- a CDS encoding class F sortase — protein MAASTPTPADSGSEPQKSRRRFRTAVTAFWAVAALVLTLCLVGGGDESSDTSGPPHAPPAVSAAAPSTSAGPHRAGSSKARPHLPRSRPVRLLIPKIAVDAPFTALAIDRSGQLAPPPPDETNLVGWYAKGHSPGETGTAIIAGHVDTATSLAVFARLSELRKGDRFHVTRADGRRATFVVDGAQSFEKDEFPDERVYGDTPDAQVRLITCSGTYDRKARDYTENLVVFAHLV, from the coding sequence ATGGCAGCCAGCACTCCCACCCCTGCCGATTCAGGCTCCGAGCCGCAGAAGTCGAGGCGGCGATTCCGCACCGCCGTGACGGCCTTCTGGGCCGTGGCCGCCCTGGTCCTGACCCTGTGCCTGGTCGGCGGCGGCGACGAGTCGTCCGACACCTCTGGCCCGCCGCACGCCCCACCGGCCGTCTCGGCGGCCGCCCCGTCCACGTCCGCCGGACCCCACCGGGCCGGCTCGTCCAAGGCCCGACCACATCTGCCCCGGTCCAGGCCGGTCCGCCTCCTCATCCCCAAGATCGCGGTCGACGCGCCCTTCACCGCCCTCGCCATCGACCGTTCGGGTCAGCTCGCGCCCCCGCCGCCCGACGAGACCAACCTCGTCGGCTGGTACGCCAAGGGCCACTCACCCGGGGAGACCGGCACCGCGATCATCGCCGGCCACGTGGACACCGCGACGTCCCTGGCCGTGTTCGCCCGGCTCAGCGAACTGCGCAAGGGGGACCGGTTCCATGTGACGCGAGCCGACGGCCGCCGGGCCACCTTCGTGGTCGACGGAGCACAGTCCTTCGAGAAGGACGAGTTCCCCGACGAGCGCGTCTACGGCGACACACCTGATGCCCAGGTCCGGCTCATCACCTGCTCCGGCACCTACGACCGCAAGGCCCGCGACTACACCGAGAACCTGGTGGTGTTCGCCCACCTCGTCTGA